CGTACTAAGCACAATTTGTACTTTTCATTTAATGATCAAGTCTTCCGCCAAAAAGAAGGCCTTCCAATGGGCTCCAATAACTCAGCTATTCTGGCCATCCTGTTCATGGACAGACTCGAAACCATTGCCCTCTCTTCACATTTATCCATCAGACCCTACAAGAGATATGTTGACGACATTTACCTCCAGACCACCTGTGAGGATATGGCGGACCAATTCCACTCTACAATGAACAATCTGCACCccaaattgaaatttgaaatcgaGAAACCTGAAATTACACCAAGTGGCCACTCGCTATCACTACTTGACTTCAAAGTAACCATCTCCAAAGATGGCAAAAgctcctttgaattttacaagAAAACAGCTAAGAAACCAATCTTCGTTCACCACCAATCAGCGATaccgaaaaaatcaaagataaacttCATTCGCAATGAACGGAAACGCATTGAAGATAAATGTTCTACCAAAACAATAGCCATGAAGCACCAAAATACTTTTGACGACGTCCTTCGTCTCAATGGATATCCCGAAAGCATCATAAACAAAACTAAGCACTCTCAGAACCACCAGGAAAACCCTCGACCTCTTAACACCGAATGGTTGTACATGAAGATACCATATATCTCCGAACGTTTAAA
This genomic window from Acropora muricata isolate sample 2 chromosome 2, ASM3666990v1, whole genome shotgun sequence contains:
- the LOC136893320 gene encoding uncharacterized protein → MGSNNSAILAILFMDRLETIALSSHLSIRPYKRYVDDIYLQTTCEDMADQFHSTMNNLHPKLKFEIEKPEITPSGHSLSLLDFKVTISKDGKSSFEFYKKTAKKPIFVHHQSAIPKKSKINFIRNERKRIEDKCSTKTIAMKHQNTFDDVLRLNGYPESIINKTKHSQNHQENPRPLNTEWLYMKIPYISERLNYRITSIFRKEDIPVRVAHKSYTLRRALSHNNKERTCTRANCPISGTKLCLVRNAVYQITCSNCNQHYIGSTIRFIHDRVREHLNNDNSSVKKHLSQCQNKVYKGIEIKSIVLENDPANLRLLEAFYIRKYKPTMNSREECSEFADLLF